The genomic region GCCTCGTCAAATACCTTTGACTGCGGAGACTCGAATACTTCATCTGTAACTTCCATATCGTCCAGGCCGAATTTGTCATGGATCTGTTTACCGATCTTTGTCTTCAGATCGTGGAATGCCGGCAGACAGTGTAAGAAGATTGCCTGTTCTCCTGCATTTTCCATTACTTTCTTTGTCACCTTGTATGGAGACAGTTCGCGGATACGTTCTTCCCATACTTCGTCCGGCTCACCCATGGATACCCATACATCCGTACAGATAACGTCTGCATCTTTGGTTCCGCTTTCGATATCTTCTGTCAGTGTGATGGTTGCTCCTGTCTCTTTTGCATATCCTTTGCAAGTCTCTACCAGTTCCTCATTCGGGAAATAGTTCTTAGACGTACATGCCACAAAATGCATACCTAATTTGGCACATGCGATCATCAGGGAATTGCCCATATTGTATCTTGCATCACCCATGTATACCAGTTTGATACCTTTCAGATGTCCGAAATGTTCACGGATCGTCAGCATATCCGCCAGCATCTGTGTCGGATGATACTCATTCGTCAGTCCGTTCCATACCGGAACGCCTGCATATTTGGCCAGTTCCTCCACAATCTCCTGTCCGAATCCACGATACTCGATTCCATCAAACATTCTTCCGAGAACTCTTGCTGTATCTTCGATACTTTCTTTCTTCCCGATCTGTGAACCTGAAGGATCAAGGTAAGTCGTTCCCATACCCATATCGTGAGCAGCTACTTCGAAAGAACAGCGGGTTCTGGTACTGGTCTTTTCAAAGATCAATGCCACATTCATTCCTCTATATTTATCAACCGGAATTCCTTTTTTCTTTTTTTCTTTTAATTCTGCGGAAAGATCAAGCAGATATGTGATCTCTTCCGGTGTGAAATCTTTCAGCGTCAGGAAATTTCTGCCTTTTAAATCCATTGTTTTGTACCTCGCTTTTATTCTTTGACTTTTATCTTATGTCTTTTGTCTACTTTTCTTCTTTTTTATCATCTGCGCCAATCTCTGTAACAGATTTTACCAGACCTGCAATGCTCTGGATCTCTGACGGAATGATGATCTTCGTTGCTTTTCCATCAGCAGCTTTTGCAAATGCTTCCAGACTTTTCATGGTAAGAACAGCCTCATCGGCTCCTGCTTCTTTCAGGAAACGAATTCCATCGGCATTTGCCTGCTGTACTTTCATGATGGCTTCTGCCTTACCTTCAGCCTCACGGATCGTTGCTTCCTTCTGTGCTTCGGCTTTCAGGATGGCTGCCTGCTTCTCAGCTTCGGCGTCCAGAATTGCAGACTCTTTGTGACCTTCTGCCACAAGAATTGTAGACTTCTTCTCACCTTCGGCACGTAAGATGGCTTCACGACGTTCACGCTCTGCTTTCATCTGCTTCTCCATTGCATCCTGGATGGCTGCCGGTGGGATAATGTTCTTAAGTTCCACGCGGTTTACCTTGATTCCCCAAGGATCGGTTGCCACATCCAGAGATGCTCTCATCTTCGTGTTGATCGTCTCTCTGGATGTCAGTGTCTGATCTAATTCCAGATCACCGATGATGTTACGAAGTGTCGTGGCTGTCAGGTTCTCGATCGCCATGATCGGATTCGCCACACCATAACAGAACATCTTCGGATCCGTGATCTGATAAAATACAACGGTATCAATTCTCATCGTTACGTTATCTTTTGTGATAACCGGCTGCGGTGCAAAATCCACTACCTGCTCTTTCAGATCCACTCTTCTTGCCACACGGTCAAAAATCGGAATCTTAAAGTGAAGTCCGGTTCCCCATGTTGCCTGATATGCCCCCAGTCTTTCAATAACCAATGCCTGCGCCTGTCTGACTACCTTTACACAGGAAATCACTACGCAGATAATAATCGCTAATAAAATCAATCCAAAAATCATACTCTACTCCTCTCTGGCATGCACAATCAGTTTCACGCCCTGAATACCATTTACTACAACAACTGTGTTCTTCGGGATTGTTCCGTCCGGCTCATCCGTCTTCGCCGACCAGATTTGGCCCCGGATCTCTACCTGCCCTTTGGCCTTTATCGTATCGATGTCTTCTGTCACCAGTGCATGCTGTCCGATCAGACTCTCTGCGTTCGTCTTCTGCCTCTCCTGATTGAAGAACTTCACCGCGATCGGTCTTGTCAGAATCAGCAGCAGAATGGAAACTATAACAAATACTCCGATCTGCACTCCCAGCCCAAAACCGACAAGTCCTGCACAGAATGCGAGCAGTGCTCCTCCTGCGAACCAGATCGTAGTAAGTCCCATTGTCGCGATTTCAATGATCAACAGTACAATGAATATTGCCAGCCAACAGATCACTCTCATAAGCCGTCCCCTCTTTTCCGTATATATTATTTCTTGTTCACTATATTACTATACTCTGATAAAGAAAGCAATTTTCTTCTGTAAAATGAGTGGATTGTATCTCATTTAATTACACTTTCCTTCTCTGTCTTGCGGCTTCGAACATCAACACCGAAGAAGCGATTGCCGCATTCAATGACTCTACCTGTCCAAGCATCGGGATCTTGACATAGCAGTCTGCCATGTCTGCGATCTCGCGTCTCAGGCCATTCCCCTCGTTCCCAATCAGGAATGCACATGGATTCGTCAGGTCTTCCTCATCATAGGAATTCGTTCCTTCCAGATGTGCAGCATAAGTGGTGATACCTTTGTCTTTTAAATCCTGTATTCCTTTGCCAAGATCTTCCACATATACGAACGGCATGCGGTATATCGATCCCATCGTTGAGCGGATTGTCTTCGGATTATAGACATCGACGCATTCTCTGTCCATGAGGATGCCGGTCACGCCGGCTCCTTCTGCTGTACGCAGGATGGTTCCAAGATTGCCCGGATCCTGCAGATGGTCTAATACCATGATCAGCGGGCATTTTGCCGACGTCAGTTCATTGATTTCATGGTTCATCTGTTCCACCACGCACAGGATTCCCTGAGGGGTCTTAGTATCTGATGCATGGGCGAATACAGTATCTGTCAGTTCTTCTACTCTTACTTTAGAGTCTTTCAGGACTTCTTTTACGGTATCTTTTTCTTTTTTGTAAAAGGATTCGGATACATAGACTTCTTTTAACTTGTCGAGCGGCACTTCCCTGAACATACGGATTCCTTCTACCAGGAAGACGCTTTCTTCGTCTCTTAATTTTCTCTTCTTCTTTAAATTCACCAGACGTTTGATTCTGGCATTGGATGTACTTGTGATCATATATGTCGTTCCTCGTGTTTCTTATTTATTTACATTATCATATCATATCCTCCATTGAATAAAAACCCCCGGAGGTGTACCAGACCTCCGGGGATATTTTTGCATCTCAAAATATTTTGCTACATTTTTACTTACACCTTAAACCGATACCCAACACCCCATATCGTCTCGATATACTGCGGGTTGGATGTATCTACTTCTACTTTCTCACGGATTTTCTTGATATGCACCGTTACCGTTGCGATATCCCCGATGGACTCCATATCCCAGATCTCCCGGAATAACTCTTCTTTCGAATATACGTGGTTCGGATGGCTCGCAAGGAATGTCAGCAGATCGAATTCCTTCGTCGTAAATGTACGTTCTTCTCCGTTCACCCACACACGTCTTGCAGTTGTATCAATCTTCAGTCCTCTGATCTCGATCACTTTATTCTTCTCTGCCGCACTTCCGGTCAGACGGTCATATCTTGCCAGATGCGCTTTCACTCTCGCTACCAGCTCGCTCGGGCTGAACGGCTTCGTCATGTAATCATCGGCGCCGAGTCCCAGTCCCCTGATCTTATCGATATCATCTTTCTTCGCAGATACCATCACGATCGGTGTATTCTTCACATCACGCACCTGACGGCAGATATCGAATCCGTCCGTTCCCGGCAGCATCAGATCCAGGATCAGAAGATCATAATCTTCGTTCAGTGCTTTCTGAAGTCCTATATCTCCGTCATTTGCAACCTCTACGGTGAACCCGCTCAGTTCCAGATAATCCCGTTCCAGATCTGCAATTGCTTCTTCGTCTTCTACTATTAATATCTTACTCATTGACTGGTACCTCCTGATACTTTCTTAGTACAAAATACATTGTCGTTCCGGTCTCTTCTCTGCTTGTTGCCCAGATCTTACCGCCGTGTTCTTCTACAATCTTCTTTACTACAGACAAACCGATTCCACTTCCTCCGGTGGACGAATTTCTCGACGCATCGGTCCGATAAAATCGGTCAAAGATATTCGGCAGGTCTTTTGCTGCAATTCCTTTTCCGTTGTCTTCCAGTTCAATCTGTACAAAATCTCCTACATCTTTGACACGCAGATTGATCATTCCCTTTGGTTTGTCCATATATTTCAACGAATTGTTGACAATATTGTGAATCACACGTTTTACCTGCTCCGGGTCTGCAATGATCCGTACATTCTTCTCTACATAATTAAAATAACCAAATCCTACATTCTGTGCTGCCAGTTCAACCGACAGGTCATCCGCACAGTCGTTGAAATATTCATTCGCCGACACGATATTAAAATTGTAAGGGATCTTATTCGTATCGATCTTAGAATACAATGTCAGCTCATTGATCAGCGTATTCATCTCTGTCGCTTTATTGTAGATTGTTCTGACATACCGGTCTATCTTCTCCGGTGTATCTGCAACACCATCTATAATTCCTTCGGCATAACCTTTGATCGTTGTCACAGGTGTCTTCAGATCATGTGAAATGTTACTTATCAGTTCTTTACTTTCTTTGTCATATTTCAATTTTTCTTCGGC from Dorea longicatena harbors:
- the argF gene encoding ornithine carbamoyltransferase, whose amino-acid sequence is MDLKGRNFLTLKDFTPEEITYLLDLSAELKEKKKKGIPVDKYRGMNVALIFEKTSTRTRCSFEVAAHDMGMGTTYLDPSGSQIGKKESIEDTARVLGRMFDGIEYRGFGQEIVEELAKYAGVPVWNGLTNEYHPTQMLADMLTIREHFGHLKGIKLVYMGDARYNMGNSLMIACAKLGMHFVACTSKNYFPNEELVETCKGYAKETGATITLTEDIESGTKDADVICTDVWVSMGEPDEVWEERIRELSPYKVTKKVMENAGEQAIFLHCLPAFHDLKTKIGKQIHDKFGLDDMEVTDEVFESPQSKVFDEAENRMHTIKAVMVATLGERE
- a CDS encoding SPFH domain-containing protein, giving the protein MIFGLILLAIIICVVISCVKVVRQAQALVIERLGAYQATWGTGLHFKIPIFDRVARRVDLKEQVVDFAPQPVITKDNVTMRIDTVVFYQITDPKMFCYGVANPIMAIENLTATTLRNIIGDLELDQTLTSRETINTKMRASLDVATDPWGIKVNRVELKNIIPPAAIQDAMEKQMKAERERREAILRAEGEKKSTILVAEGHKESAILDAEAEKQAAILKAEAQKEATIREAEGKAEAIMKVQQANADGIRFLKEAGADEAVLTMKSLEAFAKAADGKATKIIIPSEIQSIAGLVKSVTEIGADDKKEEK
- a CDS encoding NfeD family protein, with product MRVICWLAIFIVLLIIEIATMGLTTIWFAGGALLAFCAGLVGFGLGVQIGVFVIVSILLLILTRPIAVKFFNQERQKTNAESLIGQHALVTEDIDTIKAKGQVEIRGQIWSAKTDEPDGTIPKNTVVVVNGIQGVKLIVHAREE
- the rlmB gene encoding 23S rRNA (guanosine(2251)-2'-O)-methyltransferase RlmB; translation: MITSTSNARIKRLVNLKKKRKLRDEESVFLVEGIRMFREVPLDKLKEVYVSESFYKKEKDTVKEVLKDSKVRVEELTDTVFAHASDTKTPQGILCVVEQMNHEINELTSAKCPLIMVLDHLQDPGNLGTILRTAEGAGVTGILMDRECVDVYNPKTIRSTMGSIYRMPFVYVEDLGKGIQDLKDKGITTYAAHLEGTNSYDEEDLTNPCAFLIGNEGNGLRREIADMADCYVKIPMLGQVESLNAAIASSVLMFEAARQRRKV
- a CDS encoding response regulator transcription factor, whose amino-acid sequence is MSKILIVEDEEAIADLERDYLELSGFTVEVANDGDIGLQKALNEDYDLLILDLMLPGTDGFDICRQVRDVKNTPIVMVSAKKDDIDKIRGLGLGADDYMTKPFSPSELVARVKAHLARYDRLTGSAAEKNKVIEIRGLKIDTTARRVWVNGEERTFTTKEFDLLTFLASHPNHVYSKEELFREIWDMESIGDIATVTVHIKKIREKVEVDTSNPQYIETIWGVGYRFKV